The proteins below are encoded in one region of Leptotrichia sp. oral taxon 218:
- a CDS encoding ATP-dependent DNA helicase, which produces MKISEFISESAIEILKWKAQNLEEDMIFRGIPDENGVVCEVQSVVMGDLDSVATVLGKMKKNEVIIRIYPTNLLPSDVDVKIAQVYGEAGGAFYIVNVDVSEINVVVSLKKFEKINIDSFFDKKGVIEKNVANFELRHEQFEMAKCIEKSVNENRKLIVEAGTGTGKTIAYLLPTLMFAIENNLKVIVSTNTINLQEQLLNKDIPLIKKILGEDFTYQIVKGRGNYLCKRKLYNIDISEIENESEEIKNEKKIIRDLIEWDKNIAKNGDKGELKYEVSSKIWEKVNSEADMCKGAKCPYHSKCYFFAARKNISNATLLIVNHHMFFADLAIRNQSGFYTNYSILPNYDIVVFDEAHNIEDTARNYFTIETSKISFGRLIGQIFNRKSTGVNNAGVIPKLSAYLNENLDFNEYEKIDELKEDVISELNKFYDKGMEIFNALTEFFCKEKIKTMLKLKLTEKV; this is translated from the coding sequence ATGAAAATTTCAGAGTTTATTAGTGAGAGTGCAATTGAGATCCTAAAGTGGAAGGCGCAAAATTTGGAAGAAGATATGATTTTTCGTGGAATACCTGATGAAAATGGGGTTGTTTGTGAAGTACAAAGCGTAGTTATGGGAGATCTTGATTCTGTTGCGACTGTGTTAGGAAAAATGAAAAAAAATGAAGTTATAATAAGAATTTATCCGACAAATTTATTGCCGTCTGATGTCGATGTCAAAATTGCGCAAGTTTATGGGGAAGCTGGGGGAGCGTTTTATATTGTTAATGTTGATGTCAGTGAAATAAATGTGGTTGTTTCCCTGAAAAAATTTGAAAAAATAAATATAGATAGTTTTTTTGATAAAAAAGGTGTTATTGAAAAAAATGTTGCAAACTTTGAATTGCGGCATGAACAATTTGAGATGGCTAAGTGTATTGAAAAAAGTGTGAATGAAAATAGAAAGCTGATAGTCGAAGCGGGGACTGGAACTGGAAAGACAATTGCTTATTTATTGCCGACATTGATGTTTGCGATAGAAAATAATTTAAAAGTAATTGTTTCAACGAATACGATTAATTTACAGGAGCAGCTTTTGAATAAAGATATTCCGTTGATAAAAAAAATCTTGGGAGAAGATTTTACTTATCAAATCGTAAAGGGGCGTGGAAATTATCTTTGCAAGAGAAAGCTGTATAACATTGATATTTCTGAAATAGAAAACGAATCAGAAGAGATAAAAAACGAAAAGAAAATAATAAGAGACTTGATAGAATGGGATAAAAATATTGCAAAAAATGGAGATAAAGGTGAATTAAAATATGAAGTTTCAAGCAAAATTTGGGAAAAAGTGAACAGTGAAGCTGATATGTGTAAAGGTGCAAAATGTCCATATCATTCAAAATGTTATTTTTTTGCAGCTAGAAAAAATATTTCTAATGCGACACTTTTAATCGTAAATCATCATATGTTTTTTGCAGATCTTGCTATACGAAATCAGTCGGGATTTTATACGAACTATTCGATTTTACCAAATTACGATATAGTAGTTTTTGATGAAGCACATAATATCGAAGATACAGCTAGAAATTATTTCACGATAGAAACTTCAAAAATATCTTTTGGAAGACTTATAGGACAAATTTTTAACAGAAAGTCGACAGGAGTGAATAATGCTGGAGTAATTCCCAAATTGTCGGCGTACTTAAATGAAAACTTGGATTTTAATGAATATGAAAAAATCGACGAATTAAAAGAAGATGTCATTTCAGAATTAAATAAATTTTATGATAAAGGAATGGAAATTTTTAATGCTCTTACTGAGTTTTTTTGCAAGGAAAAGATAAAAACGATGTTAAAGCTAAAATTGACAGAAAAAGTTTAA
- a CDS encoding autotransporter-associated N-terminal domain-containing protein translates to MTNDLRIMKKELKSFAKRVKDFKYTDSACITFLLTGLIMLSGISFNLYSDEIKTQQEAINTSIFKLQKDFRHARQENNKLLRNTNLELVQLMEQGDHVVKSPWGSFQFGSNYMYNDWKGTYKGRGDKREAVKYARENDKFRTYAGAKQGTTELKRVIEPISAVPVDAAVRPKDIHKTALSINLPKIGAPQKSDLNVHVEDPLEIPRVNIKDPNRIINVISPNARPFSAFSWGWRDVIRGTYIHQSSYGTIPNAHDSTFDDAITENININGGTYWTGVDPDTKQAANITKWSNATQFTASPLPTIPSNFPTSGLIRYFPDFYNSDFQNSNGLINSRHAAIATNYGGRWTNERPGGGTPGNIFYDSTYYIKGDSSKGSEAFHVVGDVHFSNVKVYLYGYAAFINAESFRGGITTMDNVRIKLLEDNNTVFNIQGPGYQNDIQDGYEGKKYATKFFGNADITVDSKGNTIYAVNNYSTGTEISNTGKLVFNGASNIGFSFLTYVPDKSKFIDTIVPNWRTNPGITGEKGDIDAYKPWVRTSVDNPIKMYGDENVGIFFSKRAYNGNGNVNVGLHQGTFELYMTIGDQLNSSGNPEQLPAGQLKKDGYTSTTVDGNVGVFAKSGQRKGIEIVGTATENIIPTTPVIWDYTLNKLIPMAMRSGLSTQDIYSFDAIHDLEMEKFNITFGRYAKNGFMFLADNGTVIDIKNGSQTDFSDGVNGATTNQDNTGTGTIVGYANGLWKTADTLLKSDSGYSLEGLPTEIKVAQNLTMVSDKGIAYYADNGGLINVNSATTTAKGYGSVIGYASGTGTSGTSTKKSTVNFSGAITADDSISSPLAKKITEKYTNIGAYAKNGGVVNVTGKATINGIGGFADNGEVNLLNTDNTIKTVKNAGLVAKNGGKVNFNGGTITIDNDASVTGMTNTNATPFYAKASGGTSGTIVFQNNPLKSNKYDTTIIKMFDGVVIADDPSTYSKTIDGTSRYQGLENVTVEVNSNDVIMGVYDDNGKATRTWYNSADTGTPTFTDGLEGANQFGKITYANGATFYTVVLKNGKLDVQAPTVSLDNIGDKYNGIKMANELVTISNATTVSGNIAGTNLKGQGLSMGNISKATQVAAGITPTNTTSGFINKGTINVTGGTTAAGIAGINVSYGTINNDKTGKVTVDNGAGLYATNGSKIVNDGTVTVSGKGVGIAGLGTGQTKQDYGTDVADGTAVEIVNNGTLNVAGDEAIGIYAENNTGTARANVKIDNTSPITVGTKGVGIALVSTAPTTVSYGAEQGGTITLTPSGATDITTGVQGTGIYAEDSDVNLGSGDYVIETKEKGVGIFASGNIKVNGTLEYKYNGSSTGTGMGVVYDQDKAPTLTNYANVKLINSTNTTGGMVGLYTTAAAGNKFVNNGNVEGKSTALEFGIVTNGADVENTGKITLGDATKQAEANVGIYAKAKNKITNGETITVGNNAIGIYGYNVDNNGTIKAGDDGVAIYTQDEGTINLNGGSTVKVGENQAVGVYAVGTNQNLNANAGSTFNIGNDSFGFVDAGKGNIITSYANPVTLGSDAIYAYQNDNTGKIINYTPLTSAGDRNYGIYGNGATENYGTIDFSNGNGNVGIYSTNGGVATNFGTIKVGPSNTSAKEYGVGMATGYYDETTNKISNEGTIINRGTIEVSKSNTMGMYAVGSNSKAINYGTINLSGRDTIGMYLDRGAHGENWGTIQTTVSGLRGVKGIYLSNGSYIKNYGTINIAASDIKSAGIWSDMQSQENAKENASDKNPITGVNQTGTSTPLMKVVTADDMKEMGGVTIKVPPRMTPVTVTDAQGNVIPIVKVDTNVSTPNPVSVTVTSPSGITILDLAVNNMQKFPSASEATSLGMYVDTSGVNYTNPIQGLNNLVGLEDISLYFGSEASRYTTSKVIEIGDNILKPYNAALRGFVTAGTTLYVTSPSLTWMTQPTKDLSTGLLDKVYLVKVPYTAFVKDGDDQTYNFLAGLEKRYGVEGLGTQEKLIFDKISSLTGGEGHILAQAFDEMKGHQYSNIQQRTKETGDILSNEFSYLQNEWKNPTKNNSKIKAFGRRGEYKTDTAGVVDYTNNAYGVAYVHEKEEVMLGNKSGWYAGAVTNRYEFRDLGKSKEDQTMIKAGIFKTISPASDHNGSLTWTISGEAFAGINHMKRRYWIVDDTFEAKSNYATYGAALRNELGKDFRTSERTSIRPYGALNLEYGRYTGIKEYGPVALEIKGNDYISVQPEAGVSFNYRQPVGARSSINASLAAAYTNELGEVNDVKNKAKLRGTDGPYYELRGDKENRKGSGKFDLNLGFENTRFGVTVNAGYDTKGENVRGGIGFRVIY, encoded by the coding sequence ATGACAAATGATTTGAGAATTATGAAAAAAGAATTAAAATCGTTTGCAAAAAGAGTTAAAGATTTTAAATATACCGATTCAGCATGTATCACTTTCCTGCTTACTGGGCTAATAATGCTTAGCGGTATTTCATTTAATCTTTACTCAGATGAAATCAAGACACAACAGGAAGCGATAAACACATCAATATTCAAGCTGCAAAAGGACTTTAGGCATGCAAGGCAGGAAAACAATAAACTTTTGAGAAATACGAATTTAGAATTGGTTCAGTTAATGGAACAGGGGGATCATGTAGTAAAATCACCTTGGGGCAGTTTTCAGTTCGGCTCAAACTACATGTATAACGACTGGAAAGGGACTTATAAAGGTCGTGGAGATAAAAGGGAAGCAGTGAAGTATGCCAGGGAAAATGACAAGTTCAGGACTTATGCAGGAGCAAAGCAGGGGACTACTGAGTTGAAAAGGGTTATTGAACCAATTTCAGCGGTACCTGTGGATGCTGCGGTTAGACCTAAAGATATTCATAAAACTGCTTTGAGTATTAATTTACCGAAGATTGGAGCACCACAAAAATCGGATTTGAATGTTCATGTGGAAGATCCTTTGGAAATACCGAGAGTTAATATAAAAGATCCAAATAGAATTATAAATGTAATTTCACCTAATGCTCGTCCATTTTCTGCGTTTAGTTGGGGATGGAGAGATGTAATTAGAGGTACTTATATACATCAATCAAGTTACGGTACTATACCAAATGCTCATGATAGTACATTTGATGATGCAATTACTGAAAATATTAATATAAATGGTGGTACTTATTGGACAGGAGTTGATCCAGACACAAAACAGGCTGCTAATATTACTAAATGGTCAAATGCTACACAATTTACTGCTTCTCCTCTTCCAACAATTCCTTCTAATTTTCCTACTAGTGGATTAATACGATACTTTCCTGATTTTTATAATAGTGATTTTCAAAATAGTAATGGGTTAATTAACAGTCGTCATGCCGCTATAGCAACTAATTATGGTGGACGTTGGACCAATGAAAGACCTGGTGGAGGAACTCCAGGAAATATATTTTATGATTCGACATATTATATAAAGGGAGATTCTAGTAAAGGTTCTGAAGCATTTCATGTAGTAGGAGATGTTCATTTTTCCAATGTAAAAGTTTATTTATATGGTTATGCTGCTTTTATTAATGCTGAATCTTTTCGTGGTGGAATAACAACGATGGATAATGTTAGAATTAAGTTGTTAGAAGATAATAATACAGTATTTAATATACAAGGACCTGGTTATCAAAATGATATTCAAGATGGGTATGAAGGTAAAAAATATGCTACTAAATTTTTTGGAAATGCAGATATTACAGTTGATAGTAAAGGAAATACAATTTATGCTGTCAATAATTATAGTACAGGAACAGAAATTTCAAATACAGGTAAGCTAGTATTTAATGGAGCTTCAAATATTGGATTTTCGTTTTTAACATATGTTCCAGATAAATCAAAATTTATTGATACTATTGTTCCGAATTGGAGGACTAATCCTGGAATAACAGGTGAAAAAGGTGATATTGATGCTTATAAACCTTGGGTAAGAACATCAGTAGATAATCCAATAAAAATGTATGGTGATGAAAATGTGGGTATATTCTTTAGTAAGAGAGCTTATAATGGGAATGGGAATGTAAATGTAGGTTTACACCAAGGAACTTTTGAATTATATATGACTATAGGTGATCAATTAAATTCATCAGGAAATCCTGAACAATTACCTGCTGGTCAGTTAAAAAAAGATGGTTATACATCGACAACTGTAGATGGGAATGTTGGAGTTTTTGCTAAATCGGGTCAAAGAAAAGGAATAGAAATAGTAGGAACTGCTACTGAAAATATTATTCCTACAACTCCTGTAATATGGGACTATACATTGAATAAGTTAATTCCTATGGCTATGAGATCTGGATTGTCTACTCAAGATATCTATTCATTTGATGCTATTCATGATTTAGAAATGGAAAAATTTAATATAACATTTGGAAGATATGCTAAAAATGGATTTATGTTTTTAGCTGATAATGGAACAGTTATTGATATTAAAAATGGTAGTCAAACTGATTTTTCTGATGGGGTGAATGGGGCAACAACCAATCAAGATAATACAGGAACAGGAACAATAGTGGGTTATGCAAATGGTCTTTGGAAAACAGCCGATACTTTATTGAAGAGTGATTCGGGCTATTCACTAGAAGGATTGCCAACAGAAATTAAAGTTGCTCAAAATTTAACAATGGTAAGTGATAAAGGTATTGCATACTATGCGGATAATGGTGGATTAATAAATGTAAATAGTGCGACTACAACAGCGAAAGGTTATGGTTCTGTAATTGGATATGCAAGTGGTACAGGTACATCAGGAACTAGTACTAAAAAAAGTACTGTTAATTTTTCAGGAGCGATTACTGCAGACGATAGTATTTCAAGTCCATTGGCTAAAAAAATTACTGAAAAATATACTAATATTGGTGCTTATGCAAAAAATGGTGGTGTTGTTAATGTAACTGGAAAAGCAACCATAAACGGTATTGGTGGATTTGCAGATAACGGAGAAGTTAATTTATTAAATACAGATAATACAATAAAAACTGTGAAAAATGCTGGATTAGTAGCTAAAAATGGCGGAAAAGTAAATTTCAATGGTGGAACTATTACGATAGACAATGATGCTTCGGTAACAGGTATGACAAATACTAATGCTACGCCATTCTACGCAAAGGCTTCAGGAGGTACATCAGGAACTATAGTTTTCCAAAATAATCCACTAAAATCAAATAAATATGATACAACAATAATCAAAATGTTCGATGGAGTGGTAATAGCTGATGATCCTAGCACTTATTCGAAAACAATCGATGGAACAAGTAGATATCAAGGATTAGAAAATGTAACAGTAGAAGTAAATAGCAATGATGTAATTATGGGAGTTTATGACGATAATGGAAAAGCTACTCGTACTTGGTATAATAGCGCTGATACAGGAACACCAACATTTACTGACGGATTAGAAGGAGCAAACCAATTTGGTAAGATAACATATGCAAATGGTGCAACATTCTATACAGTAGTATTAAAAAATGGTAAATTAGATGTGCAGGCACCAACAGTATCATTAGACAACATAGGTGATAAATACAACGGAATAAAAATGGCAAATGAGCTTGTAACGATAAGTAATGCAACAACAGTATCAGGAAATATAGCTGGAACAAACCTTAAAGGACAAGGATTATCTATGGGAAATATTTCCAAAGCCACACAAGTAGCGGCTGGGATAACACCAACTAACACAACTTCAGGATTCATCAACAAAGGAACGATAAATGTAACAGGTGGTACAACAGCAGCAGGAATAGCTGGAATAAATGTAAGCTATGGAACAATTAATAATGACAAAACTGGAAAAGTAACGGTAGACAATGGTGCAGGACTTTATGCAACAAATGGAAGTAAAATTGTAAATGATGGTACAGTAACTGTAAGCGGAAAAGGAGTAGGAATAGCAGGACTTGGAACAGGACAGACAAAACAAGATTACGGTACTGATGTTGCAGATGGAACTGCTGTGGAAATAGTAAATAACGGTACATTAAATGTAGCAGGAGATGAAGCAATTGGCATTTATGCAGAAAATAATACTGGAACAGCGAGAGCAAATGTAAAAATAGATAACACTTCTCCAATTACAGTTGGAACAAAAGGAGTGGGAATTGCATTGGTGTCAACAGCGCCAACAACTGTTTCTTATGGTGCAGAACAAGGTGGTACGATTACATTGACACCTTCAGGAGCAACTGACATTACAACAGGAGTTCAAGGAACAGGAATTTATGCAGAAGATTCCGATGTTAATTTAGGCAGTGGAGATTATGTAATTGAAACTAAAGAAAAAGGAGTAGGAATTTTCGCATCAGGCAACATAAAAGTAAACGGAACACTTGAGTACAAATACAACGGAAGTTCAACAGGAACAGGAATGGGAGTTGTCTACGACCAAGACAAAGCTCCTACTTTAACAAACTACGCCAATGTAAAACTTATAAATTCTACAAATACAACGGGTGGAATGGTAGGACTTTACACAACAGCGGCAGCGGGTAACAAGTTTGTAAATAATGGAAATGTAGAAGGAAAATCAACAGCGCTTGAATTTGGAATAGTTACAAATGGAGCAGATGTGGAAAATACTGGAAAAATAACATTGGGAGATGCGACAAAACAGGCGGAAGCAAATGTTGGTATTTATGCGAAAGCTAAAAATAAGATAACTAATGGCGAAACAATTACAGTTGGAAACAATGCAATTGGAATTTATGGATACAATGTTGATAACAATGGCACAATTAAAGCGGGAGATGATGGAGTAGCCATTTACACTCAAGATGAAGGAACTATAAATTTAAACGGTGGTTCTACAGTTAAAGTAGGCGAAAATCAAGCAGTAGGTGTCTATGCAGTTGGAACTAACCAAAATCTTAATGCAAATGCAGGCTCTACATTTAACATAGGAAATGATTCATTCGGATTTGTAGATGCAGGAAAAGGAAACATAATAACATCATATGCAAATCCAGTAACTCTTGGAAGCGATGCGATTTATGCTTACCAAAATGACAATACAGGAAAAATAATAAACTACACTCCATTGACATCAGCAGGAGATAGAAACTACGGAATTTATGGAAATGGTGCTACTGAAAATTATGGAACAATAGACTTCTCAAATGGAAATGGTAATGTAGGAATTTATTCAACAAACGGCGGAGTAGCGACAAACTTTGGAACAATTAAGGTTGGACCTTCAAACACAAGTGCAAAAGAATACGGTGTAGGTATGGCAACGGGATACTACGATGAAACAACAAATAAAATTTCAAATGAAGGAACAATCATAAACAGAGGAACAATAGAAGTAAGCAAATCCAACACAATGGGAATGTATGCAGTTGGATCTAACTCGAAGGCGATAAACTATGGAACTATAAACCTATCAGGAAGAGATACAATCGGAATGTACCTTGACAGAGGTGCACATGGTGAAAACTGGGGAACAATTCAAACGACAGTATCAGGACTTAGAGGAGTAAAAGGAATTTATCTTTCAAATGGAAGCTACATCAAGAACTATGGAACAATAAATATAGCAGCTTCAGATATTAAGAGTGCAGGAATCTGGTCAGATATGCAATCACAGGAAAATGCAAAAGAAAATGCAAGTGATAAAAATCCGATAACAGGAGTAAATCAGACAGGAACATCAACACCACTAATGAAAGTAGTTACAGCGGATGACATGAAAGAAATGGGAGGAGTGACAATAAAAGTTCCACCTAGAATGACACCTGTAACAGTGACAGATGCACAAGGAAATGTGATACCAATAGTAAAAGTTGATACAAATGTTTCAACACCAAATCCAGTGTCAGTAACAGTGACATCGCCATCAGGAATAACAATATTGGATTTGGCAGTAAACAACATGCAAAAATTTCCATCAGCTTCAGAAGCAACAAGTCTTGGAATGTATGTGGATACTTCAGGAGTAAACTATACAAATCCGATACAAGGACTTAATAATTTAGTAGGACTTGAAGATATAAGTTTGTATTTTGGATCGGAAGCCTCGAGATATACAACATCTAAAGTGATAGAAATAGGAGATAATATTTTAAAACCTTACAATGCTGCACTAAGAGGATTTGTTACGGCAGGAACAACATTGTATGTAACTTCACCGAGTCTTACTTGGATGACACAACCAACGAAAGACCTATCAACAGGACTTTTGGATAAAGTATACTTAGTAAAAGTTCCGTATACGGCGTTTGTAAAAGATGGAGATGACCAGACATATAACTTCCTTGCAGGACTTGAAAAGAGATATGGAGTCGAAGGATTGGGAACTCAAGAAAAATTGATATTTGACAAGATAAGTAGTTTAACTGGCGGAGAAGGACACATACTGGCTCAAGCATTTGATGAAATGAAAGGTCACCAGTATTCAAATATTCAGCAGAGAACAAAGGAAACAGGAGATATTTTAAGCAACGAATTCAGTTATTTACAAAATGAATGGAAAAATCCTACAAAGAATAATAGCAAAATAAAAGCATTTGGTCGAAGAGGAGAATACAAGACAGATACGGCAGGAGTAGTTGACTATACAAATAATGCCTACGGAGTGGCTTATGTGCATGAAAAAGAAGAAGTGATGCTTGGAAATAAATCAGGATGGTATGCAGGAGCAGTTACAAATAGATATGAATTTAGAGATTTAGGAAAATCAAAAGAAGATCAGACAATGATAAAAGCAGGAATCTTTAAGACAATATCGCCAGCAAGTGACCACAACGGTTCATTGACTTGGACAATTTCAGGGGAAGCGTTTGCAGGAATAAACCATATGAAACGAAGATACTGGATTGTAGACGATACATTTGAAGCAAAATCAAACTACGCAACATATGGAGCTGCACTAAGAAATGAACTTGGAAAAGACTTTAGAACAAGTGAGAGAACAAGCATAAGACCATATGGAGCACTAAATTTGGAATATGGAAGATACACAGGAATAAAGGAATATGGACCAGTGGCATTAGAAATAAAAGGAAATGATTACATTTCAGTACAGCCGGAAGCAGGAGTTTCATTCAACTACAGACAGCCTGTGGGAGCAAGAAGCAGCATAAATGCAAGTTTAGCAGCTGCATATACAAATGAGCTTGGAGAAGTAAACGATGTTAAGAACAAGGCTAAATTGAGAGGAACGGATGGACCATATTATGAATTACGAGGAGATAAGGAAAATCGTAAGGGAAGTGGAAAATTTGATTTGAATTTAGGATTTGAGAACACAAGATTTGGAGTGACAGTAAATGCAGGATACGATACGAAAGGAGAAAATGTAAGAGGAGGTATCGGATTTAGAGTGATTTACTAA
- a CDS encoding heavy metal translocating P-type ATPase, translated as MENSEKTKKVYTVTGMNCAACALTVEKAVNKCDGLDATVNLATEKMTVNFDENKYNFAKIREIVEKSGYGLIENLSEEEKVKMYQDKIKEMKNKLILAIIFSVPLLYISMGHHMMGAPVPRFLNHKEHPLNFALAQLVFVIPIIYAGRDFFTHGIKNIFRKSPNMDSLIAMGSGAALVYSLISTAAAILDPKNAHHYAMDLHYESAGIIITLISLGKLLEARTKGQTSSAIKKLIGLQPKKAKIIENGVEKEVMIENLNVGNIVVVKPGEKIAVDGIITEGTTSVDESMLTGESLPVTKNVGDKVVGGSINKNGSIKFEATEIGKNTMLSQIIKLVEEAQGSKAPISRMADTVAGYFVPIVIGIAVVTGLAWYIFDAGLVTSLSFFISVLVIACPCALGLATPTSIMVGTGKGAENGILIKSGEALETTHKIKTVVFDKTGTITEGKPVLTDFVTFGKNYSEKELQKIAASVERKSEHPLAQAVVNGILEKNEFLENEFFDCESFRAMPGYGIRVKVKIDGEVKEVQIGNKKLMDNRKIDTEIAQKDYNEFSGEGKTPMYMSIEKELVALVAVADVIKKTSADAIFELHKMGIKTIMLTGDNEKTAKFIAKQAGIDEVISDVLPHQKASKIKELQENGEFVAMVGDGINDSPALAQANVGIAIGSGTDVAIESADIVLIKNDLKDVARAMKLSKATIINIKQNLFWAFFYNVIGIPIATGIFYALFNGPKLDPMIAAFAMSFSSVSVLANALRLKFLKL; from the coding sequence ATGGAAAATTCAGAAAAAACAAAAAAAGTTTACACAGTCACTGGAATGAATTGTGCGGCGTGTGCTTTGACAGTTGAAAAAGCGGTAAATAAATGCGATGGACTTGATGCGACTGTAAATTTGGCAACTGAAAAAATGACTGTGAACTTTGATGAAAATAAATATAATTTTGCAAAAATTAGAGAAATAGTTGAAAAGAGCGGATATGGACTTATTGAGAATCTCTCTGAAGAAGAAAAAGTTAAGATGTATCAGGATAAAATAAAAGAAATGAAAAATAAATTGATTCTTGCAATTATTTTTTCTGTACCGCTACTTTACATTTCGATGGGACATCATATGATGGGAGCGCCAGTTCCAAGATTTTTAAATCACAAGGAACATCCACTAAATTTTGCATTGGCACAATTGGTATTTGTTATACCGATTATATATGCAGGAAGAGATTTTTTCACACACGGAATAAAAAATATTTTTAGAAAATCTCCAAATATGGATTCGCTTATTGCAATGGGTTCAGGAGCAGCTTTGGTTTATAGTTTAATTTCGACAGCTGCAGCGATATTGGATCCCAAAAATGCACATCATTACGCAATGGACTTGCACTATGAGTCAGCTGGGATTATAATAACTTTAATTTCACTAGGAAAATTATTGGAAGCTAGAACGAAAGGTCAAACTTCGTCAGCAATAAAAAAACTGATTGGATTGCAGCCAAAAAAAGCAAAAATTATTGAAAATGGTGTGGAAAAAGAAGTTATGATAGAAAATTTGAATGTTGGAAATATTGTTGTTGTAAAACCGGGAGAAAAAATAGCAGTTGATGGAATTATAACGGAAGGAACTACATCGGTTGATGAATCAATGTTGACTGGAGAAAGTTTGCCAGTTACAAAAAATGTGGGAGATAAAGTTGTTGGCGGAAGTATAAATAAAAATGGAAGCATTAAATTTGAAGCGACAGAAATTGGGAAAAATACAATGTTGTCACAAATAATAAAATTAGTGGAAGAAGCTCAAGGATCAAAAGCACCGATTTCACGAATGGCTGATACTGTCGCTGGATATTTTGTTCCGATAGTTATAGGAATTGCGGTAGTTACTGGACTTGCGTGGTACATTTTTGATGCGGGATTAGTTACATCACTTTCGTTTTTTATTTCAGTTTTAGTAATTGCCTGTCCGTGTGCATTGGGACTTGCTACACCTACATCTATAATGGTTGGAACTGGAAAAGGAGCTGAAAACGGAATACTTATTAAAAGTGGAGAAGCTTTGGAAACAACTCATAAAATAAAAACGGTCGTATTTGATAAAACTGGGACAATTACTGAAGGAAAACCTGTTTTGACGGATTTTGTAACTTTTGGTAAAAATTATTCGGAAAAAGAGCTACAAAAAATTGCGGCTAGTGTGGAAAGAAAATCGGAACATCCGTTGGCACAAGCTGTGGTAAATGGAATTTTGGAAAAAAATGAGTTTTTGGAAAATGAATTTTTTGATTGTGAAAGTTTTCGTGCGATGCCGGGATATGGGATTAGAGTGAAAGTGAAAATTGATGGAGAAGTTAAAGAAGTGCAAATTGGGAATAAAAAATTGATGGATAACAGAAAAATTGATACAGAAATTGCACAGAAAGATTACAATGAGTTTTCTGGCGAAGGAAAGACGCCGATGTATATGTCGATTGAAAAAGAACTTGTGGCGCTTGTGGCAGTTGCCGATGTGATTAAAAAAACAAGTGCTGATGCAATTTTTGAACTTCATAAAATGGGAATAAAGACAATAATGCTCACAGGAGACAATGAAAAAACAGCAAAATTTATTGCAAAACAAGCTGGAATAGATGAAGTGATTTCAGATGTACTGCCACACCAAAAGGCTTCTAAAATTAAGGAGTTACAGGAAAATGGTGAGTTTGTAGCAATGGTGGGAGATGGAATAAATGATTCTCCGGCACTGGCTCAAGCAAATGTTGGAATTGCAATTGGAAGTGGAACGGATGTTGCGATAGAATCGGCGGATATTGTGCTTATTAAAAATGATTTAAAAGATGTGGCAAGAGCTATGAAATTAAGTAAAGCTACGATTATAAATATAAAGCAAAATTTATTCTGGGCCTTTTTTTACAATGTGATTGGAATCCCAATTGCGACAGGAATTTTTTACGCTTTATTTAATGGACCTAAATTAGATCCAATGATTGCAGCTTTTGCGATGTCATTTAGCTCGGTTTCAGTTTTGGCAAATGCATTGCGATTGAAATTTTTAAAATTATAA
- a CDS encoding CopY/TcrY family copper transport repressor, whose protein sequence is MEEKYHITDSEWEIMRVVWANNEVTSNFVFEVLGKKMNWKRTTVKTLLNRLLERKILKKREIGNKYLYSTEYTEEEVAKIYILGTFKKICNTKVGKMIAYVIENSELSFNDLEIILKAVEVKKESAVSKVLCKCLKGQCNCEKNGHLHI, encoded by the coding sequence ATGGAAGAAAAGTATCATATAACTGACTCAGAGTGGGAAATAATGAGAGTTGTATGGGCAAATAATGAAGTTACGAGCAACTTTGTTTTTGAAGTGCTGGGAAAAAAGATGAACTGGAAGCGGACGACGGTTAAGACGCTGCTTAATAGACTTTTGGAGCGAAAAATTTTGAAGAAGCGGGAAATTGGAAATAAATATCTTTATTCCACGGAATACACAGAAGAGGAAGTAGCTAAAATTTATATTTTAGGAACTTTTAAAAAGATTTGCAATACAAAAGTTGGAAAAATGATAGCTTATGTGATTGAAAATAGTGAGCTAAGTTTTAACGATTTAGAAATTATTTTAAAAGCGGTGGAAGTAAAAAAAGAAAGTGCAGTTTCAAAAGTTTTGTGCAAATGTTTGAAGGGACAGTGTAATTGTGAAAAAAATGGGCATTTGCATATTTAG